The stretch of DNA GCGCATCGTGCGGCATCGGTGTTCTTACTGTCCCCCATGAAGATCGCCATGACCCGATCGCCGTCAAAGCTTCGGATGTGGCCGCCCCTCGCCTTGATGACCCGGCAGGTGGCGTCCAGGTAGGCGCGGATGACTTTGGCGGCCGTGGTGCGGGTGAAGTCGCGGGCGAGGCCGGTGGAGTCGGCCAGGTCTGCGTAGAGGTAGACGGCGTCGATCTCCACGGCTCCGTTGCCGAGCTTCACGTTGTCCGTGGTGGGGACGACTGTCCCCTTGCGGGTGTCCCAGTCAGAACAGACGACGCTTGTTACAGCTGCGTCGATCTCATCGGCAAGCCCCATAAGTCATCCGATCTCCATGTGAATTGGGGGATGCAACCTATCAACGGGCACTGACAACGCTCAGGGGTCTGTACGGGTCCGTCTCTTCGTGATGGCGCTTGTACCGCAGGTCATGGGCAGTTGTCTCCTGTTCGCGGCTTTTGGGTTTGTGTTTGTTTCCTGGCGGTCTCATGGGGTGAGCCGTTTGTTGGCCGGGATCGGGCCGGGGTGGTGGTGCGCGGTGTCTGTGCTGCCGGGAGACGACGTTCTGGCCGGTGGGGTGCTGCCGTCCGGGGTGGGGCGTGAGGGCGCGGTTGTCCGTCTGATGGCGCTGGATGCCCAGGGTGGGTTGACGTCGGGGCATGTGCGTCTGGTGGCGTCGGCGCTTGACGTTTCTGTCCGCACGGTGCGCCGTTGGGTCGAAGCTGCTCGCAATGAGGGACGGGCTGGTCGGAGGCCGCGTCCCAGGTTCTCGTTGACACCGCGGATGCGTGAGTTGTTGGCGGTGTGGGGTGGGAATGTGGCCGCGGTGCACCGTGAGCTGACCGCCGAGGCTGAAAGGGACGGACGGCCCGGGACGGTGCCGTCTCTTGCGACGTTGCAGCGCGCCGTACGGCAGGATTTGTCGGCGGGGGAGCGGGCGGGCCTGAAGGGCGGTGAGGCTGCCAGGCGCCGCTATGACGTGTACGGCAAGCGCCCGCGGACGCATCGCAATGCGTGCTGGGAGGGGGATCACAAGCGGATCCCGGTACGCGTGGATCTCGAAGGCTCTGCGGTGTGTCCGTGGGTGACGTGGTTCATCGATGTCGCGACGAAGGCGATCGTGGGCGTGGCGGTCACTCCGCATCAGCCGGCGAGGGACGCGGTCCTGGCCGCGCTGCGCACGGGGATCAGCCGCACCGAGCCGTACGGCCCGTTCGGTGGCCTGCCCGGCGTGGTGCGTGTCGACCGGGGCAAGGAGTTCTTGTGCCGGACCGTGGAGCGCGCCCTGGGCGCCTTCGCGGTCCCGGTCCACGATCTGCCTGCCTACAAGCCGTACCGCAAAGGCACCGTCGAGGCACTGAACGACGCGGTGGAGGAGATGTTCCTGGTCTCTCTGCCTGGCTATACCCGCAGGGCCCGGCCGGTCGGTGCTCACCGTCCGGACCAGGTGGATGACCTCTTGTCGTATCCGGAGTTCGTCGAGGCTTTGCTGAGGTGGGTGCAGGGCTGGAACACCGGCCACCGTCCTGAGGGCCTCGCGAAGGGGATGACACCGTTGGCGGCGTGGGAGGCGGATCCAGCACCGGTCGAGGACGTCGCGGAGGAGCGCCTGGCGTTTTTCGCGATGGAGGACGACGGCCGGGTCCGGAAGATCACCACGAACGGGATCAGCTGGCGGCGCCGTGCCTACATCGCGCCGTGGATGGCCGGGCACGTCGGCATGCGGGTCCGGCTGCGGTATCTGCCGCACTACGACGGGCAGATCGAGGTGTTCACAGTCGAGGAGTGGGGCCGTCACCTGGGCAGCGCCTATCTGGCCCAGGCGGCGACACTGGAGCAGCGCCGTGCGCTGAGTTCGGTCAGGGAGAAGAAAGCCCGCGCGCTGAAAGCCGACCTCAAGGCGGCGGAGAAGCTGCGCAAGGCCCGCTACACGGCCACGACCACGGCTGCCGTGCCCCGCCCGCGGCGTGCGGTCACCTCCTCTCAGGCCGAGGCGGAGATCGCCCGGTCAAGGGGCACGGATCTGGCGGCCCGGGCGCTCCCGGACTTGATCCCTCCCCGCGAGCCCCCGGCTTCCTGGGCCCGGCCGGTTGTCCGCCCTCCCCGGACGGCCGACTCGCAGACGGGTGCCGGGCCGGCAGTCGACGGCGGACCGCCTGAAGCGGCTGATGTACGTGATGACAGCGGGGAGCGTTGAGCGATGGTGACTGCTGAGCGACAGGGCCGACTGCCCCGGGAGCGGGAGGACCACTTCATGCGCCTGCCGGGCGCCCAGGTGGTCTCCACGCGCGCCCTGTTGATGGTGCGGGAGAACATCCGTGCCGCGATCGAGGCCAGAGCCATGATCTGTATCTACGGTCAGGCGGGCCGGGGCAAGTCGCTGGCGGTGAACACCTCGCTGCGTGAGCTCGCGCCGAAGCTGACGCGCCGGATCCAGTTCCGCTCCCGCCCCTCGACCCGCGACCTGCGCCACGAGCTGTTCCACGCCCTGGGCCTGCAGGGCCGCCCACCGGGGCAGCCGATCGAGTTCGACAGGATGCTGCGCGGCGCCTTGGAGGAGAGGCACGTCCTGGTCTGTGACGAGGCGCAGTGGCTGTCGAAGATGTGTTTCGAGTACCTGCGTTACTTGTGGGATGACATCGGCTCGGACCTGACGATCGTGTTCACGGGCGGGGACGGCTGTTTCGAGATGCTGCAGAGCGAGCCGATGCTGGAGTCCCGCGTGTACGCGTGGCAGGAGATCGAGCCCATGCCGCTGGAGGAAGTCCTCACCGTCATCCCGGCCTTTCACCCCGTGTGGGCGGACACGGACCCGGACCTGATCGCGATGTGCGATGACGAGGCCGCGCACGGCAACTTCCGGGCCTGGGCGAAGATCACTCATCACCTGACCGCCGGGATGAAGGAATCCGGACGGATCCTTGACGAGGATCTGTTGCGGTGGTCCTACAGCAAACTGCGCCAACGTCCGGTGGTGGCCTGAAGTGTTGGACTGCCCCAACCCTCCGCCGGTCACGGTGGTCCTGGACCCGTACGACGACGTGGTCCACACCCGGGCGGCCCTGGCATCCCACGCCCCGGATCACGGACGCCTCACCGTTCACCCCACCCCGGGGACCGACGCCGCGATCGCACTTGCCTACGACATCCTGGCCGCCCTGGGCAAGCCTGTCCCGCTGGTCGGCTACCGCCCACTCGACACGGCCCCGGCCTGGACGATCGCCGCCGCCTGGATCCTTGCCACCCCCATCACCCACCTCACCCTGCTGCGCGCCCACCTGCTCACCCCGCACCGCCTCCAAGACCTTCTGGCCCTGCGCCGGCGTACGGGGGTGCGTCTGTTCCTCGTCTGCCATCACCGGGCCATGCGGGCATTTGTGGAGCGTGAGCTGCGCCAGCTGGACCACAGGGTCGCTGAGGCCTCAGCTCTGCTGCCCGAGGCCGAGCCGGCCACCTCGGAACGCCAGGCACCGCAAGCGGCACGGCCGTTGGCGAACCGCTGGCTCAACTTGCCCGCCCTGACCACGCTCAGTACTTTCGACTCCGCCACCCGCCCTTGCCAGTGCACAGCACCCATGGCCGAAGACCGGGATTTCTTCGCCCCCACCCTGCCTGCCCTCACCACAGCAGAGGTCTCCCACCGGCTGCACCACGCCACGGCGTACCCCCACTTGGCAGCCCGGCTCGCCACCGCCGTCTTCACTGCGGCCTCCACGACGCAGCTGAGCACAGCCCACGTCCGTGATCTCGCCCCTGACGCCTCCACCATCACCCTTCACGAGCACGGGCTACGCCAAGGCTGCATGACACACCACGTCCCCAGCTGGGCACGCCCCCTGCTTCTCGCCGCTGCTTTCACCTGGCGCATCACCACAGGTACCAGCGGGACGCTCTTCAGCGACCCGCTGGGAGGCCAGGGGCTCCCGTCTCTGACGGCGTTCGCCGAGCGCTGCAAGCTGCGCCCGCCCCAGCCGCCCCGTCCCAAGCGACGCCGGAGCAGGCGAGAAAGAGCACCGAGCCCGAAGGAGCCAGTGAAGACCATCTGGCCTGTGTCTACCGCTCATTACAGGCTCTCGTGGACCAGGGACGAACCCGATCTGATGCAGGGCTGTCCCTATCCGCCTCCTCACACTCGAAGGACCATCGAGAGGCGGAAGAAGGGATGGCTGC from Streptomyces sp. BA2 encodes:
- a CDS encoding ATP-binding protein translates to MVTAERQGRLPREREDHFMRLPGAQVVSTRALLMVRENIRAAIEARAMICIYGQAGRGKSLAVNTSLRELAPKLTRRIQFRSRPSTRDLRHELFHALGLQGRPPGQPIEFDRMLRGALEERHVLVCDEAQWLSKMCFEYLRYLWDDIGSDLTIVFTGGDGCFEMLQSEPMLESRVYAWQEIEPMPLEEVLTVIPAFHPVWADTDPDLIAMCDDEAAHGNFRAWAKITHHLTAGMKESGRILDEDLLRWSYSKLRQRPVVA
- a CDS encoding transposase: MALDAQGGLTSGHVRLVASALDVSVRTVRRWVEAARNEGRAGRRPRPRFSLTPRMRELLAVWGGNVAAVHRELTAEAERDGRPGTVPSLATLQRAVRQDLSAGERAGLKGGEAARRRYDVYGKRPRTHRNACWEGDHKRIPVRVDLEGSAVCPWVTWFIDVATKAIVGVAVTPHQPARDAVLAALRTGISRTEPYGPFGGLPGVVRVDRGKEFLCRTVERALGAFAVPVHDLPAYKPYRKGTVEALNDAVEEMFLVSLPGYTRRARPVGAHRPDQVDDLLSYPEFVEALLRWVQGWNTGHRPEGLAKGMTPLAAWEADPAPVEDVAEERLAFFAMEDDGRVRKITTNGISWRRRAYIAPWMAGHVGMRVRLRYLPHYDGQIEVFTVEEWGRHLGSAYLAQAATLEQRRALSSVREKKARALKADLKAAEKLRKARYTATTTAAVPRPRRAVTSSQAEAEIARSRGTDLAARALPDLIPPREPPASWARPVVRPPRTADSQTGAGPAVDGGPPEAADVRDDSGER